The genomic segment CGGTATTCTCATCAGATCCCAAACCATAATTATCTTTTTCCTTTCTTCTAATATACTCTAGTTTCAGTAGTTTCTTCAAATAAAGCGTCTCCCTGTAATCTAACTCATCAAGATAATCCTTTTTCTCAGATGACGTCAGTTTCTGGAACTGAGCTCTAGTCAGAATACGAATAGGAGGTAGTAGCTCATATTCATCTTCCTCTTCCATATCAGAAAAAAAGAATTCGTCATTTTCACTACCAGCTCCACCAGAACTCAAATGGACACTCTGCTTAAGGAAAGACGAGAGTAGATGAGGTAAAGAAGGGTGTCGGACATTGCTCAAACGCCCCAACCGTATTTTGTCCCCGaactcaaaaatattactaACATCACCAAGAATTTTGGTGCACACGCATAATAACATGAACTGGGATGTCCACAGCTGTCCATTTGGAAGTATCTTCCTCCCACTGTTATCCATCATACAGTAGGGATGATTCTCCACCAAAATTACAGGGTTTTCAAGTTTTGTATCCAACATAGCTTGGTGAATTTGGTGTTGCACCAAATTGGTGCAGTAACTAACGTAAGAATCAAAGCTGACAGGATACCCATTTGGACCTTCAGGAAGGGCTGCAGAAGCATGAGTCATAACAATGTTGGTGTTGAACCAAATTGCAGGGCCGAGGATGTCAGTTATAAGCTTCACTAATGAAAAGTCACGATACCCCATGTCAATCAAGTCGAGGCgttcaaaatataaaacaacATCCGGTGGTGATTTTCTAACAAACCGCTTCACGGAAtgtaaaattttcatattttttctcACAGAATTTGTCGACGGAGGTAACAGGCCAGGTGTATCAATAAAAGATACTCTAATGCCATTCACAATCCCGAAAATCTCTTGGACTTGACCAGTGGCAGGCTGAAATGCATCAGTTATTACCTTTGGCTCACCAAATATGGAATTTATTGTTGAACTCTTGCCAATACCAGTCCTACCCAAAACAAGTATCCTAAGAGAGAAGTTCAGTTTTGGTATATCAATGGCTTCTTGCTCTGCTGCTGTGACTCGAGCTCTGTCTAGTTTGAAATTAGCCCTTTTTAAATCTGATTCACCAGCTCGAATAAAAGTTGCCAGTTGGATCCGATATAAGACCTTTACCACCAAAAGATTATCCCGTGGCAGGCCAAGTCGTTGAAGAATACGAAAAAAATTGATTTGTAGAGCTTCAACCATGACAAGAGGATCCAAATCCATCTCTACACTGCTGAGACTAGAGGCAGAAGAGCTTTCCATTCCCAAGGATGTGGGATGCGGAGCCATCTGATTATCACCAGATGAGCATGGTGTCTCGGCAGAAACTGGTTGCGTAATCAAATTAGTGTTAGTGTGGGTCAACCCTGAAGCATAAAAATTACAGCAGGCAGCTGCTGTCAGAAAATTCATAATCTACATAAAGCCAAACATCTTATCACTTCAATAAGCAAGCAGaactagtggtttcttttaaTTTTCAAGATCCTacgaaattaaaattttcaaaactagTGAgcaaaaaattcgaaattttctGAATATTTCTCATAAGGAAATTGTGGTTGCCTATCATTGCAAGTTCCTAACCTCACTACTCAAGTTCAATGAGAAATTCTTTTCCATGAAATAAAGTGTATATAAAACTTCATTCCAAAGGAACTCTTCAGTCATAATCCAACCAATAATAATTGTATGCTTTCATATCAAAACTCTTACAAGTAAAAGAAACTCCAGCTAATAAACAACCAAAAGCGCCAATGTAAAGCAGGGTGTTTTACCTTGATTCCCTAGCTCTTCATTAAGAGACTCGTCTAGATAGCTTTCTGATGCTGAGAGTGGTCTTGTAGATGCTATTGACTTTGATATCATCTGAGATATAACCCAATCCTTAATGCTTGCCATGTGAACTGTGATCGGTACAAGGAAAATGAAACTTGTTGGTGAACTTTATGGGCCATAAGTAAATCAAAGAATAATATTTCCAAGGTATAGTTAAAGCCAACAAACAAGATGACCAATCATCCTATATCAAGCAAAAGAATAGAGCCATGACAGTGAAATCCTTGTGAAAAAACATGGAACTAAAAAAAAAGAACGTATCTgtaaaaaaaagtaaataattTCTCGAGCAGCCTATTACGACGACAACAACAATAGGCCTTTGTTCCACTAAGTAAGGTCGGCCATATAGATCCTCCTATGCTAAGCTATCGTGCTCTATCCTTATTATATCGTCATCCGTGTCTAAACGAATTTTATTCTGTTTCATTGTTTCTAACCAGGTCTTGTTGGGTGATCTGTTGTCTAAATAAAATTCAAACCATGGACTTTTCATCATTCAAGTGCAGATTTTCCTCATTGCACAATCTAAAGAAGTTTATGGTGTCCGTCGTATGAAAATAAATGACAAAGACCAAGTCTTTAGTAGTGAAAGGTTTCGGAACAGTTCAACTCAGTCAACTAGTGAAACAAAGAGAAGGAAAATATCGATGATCCTTCAATGCAGCAATAGACTATTTGATCGCTGATTTTTCTTTTATATCCTAGGACTTTATAGATATTTCTTGCAGATCGTGTGAAGAACTTCAAACTTACAGCAAATTCCCCAAACTTACACCACAATTAAACAGGCAAGATGCCACATACGTAAAACAGGTCTCAATCTTCTTCAGATCACTCATTTCACGTCCACAGAAATAAAATGAACTTTATAAACTCACAATTTGTACTCAAGTTCAGTACAGCAACAGCAATTAACAACTTCCGATACTCCAATCTGCAAAGAAACACGACCTCGGTCATTAAAAGCATCAGGAACAATACAACAAGTAAAACTGTAAAGCCATTAACTCGTACAATTCGAAAGGCAATGAACAACCAACAATCCAACATAAAGCAAACAAATGGAACTTGTTTTAACGCAAGCAATCCTTAGGTTTAAGCCCACTGTAGAGCACTGAGAAAAATACGAGTAAATCATATCGATTCACACACCCATATGTATGCCGAATTTGAAACACAATTAATGTATCCAATCCAATAGATTCGCAGATACAAAAAACCAAAAATAGTTTCACAATTTCCATACCTCAGCCGCCAGCTGTCTATCTTCTGAATTGAATCCAACAGAGAGCAAACAACGGATTCTTCAGCTTGTAAATAATGAATCCATGCAGGCGAAGATAACGAAGGACTATCGAGGGGTTTCTTTGATTACAATTTCAAAGCAAGATAAGACGCGACGAGGGCAGCACAATTCTCAGCCAAAAGCGTGTTTTTAAGAAGATGGCGTCTTTTTTTAACAACATGAAAATTCCACGTTTTTCACGAGTTTTAATATATTATCAAATACAATTAATATTGTTTGTGTAGTACCTGAGATCTCGCAAATGACAAATGAATTATCTCGCCTTGGTCATTCGATTTATGACAATCTTCTTCTAAAATTCAACAACTTCTTCTTACAATAATGACATAGTAAATTGCAATAATAATAACTCAAAAAGCTATATTCTCTCTTTTGTATAGAAAGAATAAGAGGATAAGTCAACATGTATGCAAGAGTTCAAAAAATCTTATTCAAAACTTGATTAAAGAATGTTTATAATAATCCTAGATCATGTATTTATAGATATGAATATATAGGAACATGTTGTTTCAATAATGAGGTGTCTCTTCATCCAAAATTCAAACGAAAACCATCAAAGAATATCATTTGGATGCAAAAATAATGAAAACTCGCGTCAAACAGAACTGTCAGACATCTCCTCCACATCCCTGTAAAATTTCCATGGCACATAGGGGTGCTTAGGAGCCTCCCCACGGCCGGCCTTGGATTAGAGAGGACGCTTAGGCATCTCTCCCGCATCATGGATTGTTCTAGGCCACACATGATATATGATAGATAGTTTTTTGCTTTGAACTTTCCTTAACAGAGTACTATCGGATATACTAGGCTACAAAGTGAATTTGAGTGAACTCGATGTCTTTAATTTCTTGACGGTTTGTGTAAAATCAGAAAACAGTACATACGCAATAACTTCCCTACCATTTTCATTTGGTTATTTATCGGTTGTATCCGTTTTGGCCGTGAAACACTTCTAAACTTCATAAGTGTTTCGTTAAGGCAGTCTGTTCTAACACTCATATAGTTGGtctctttttaaaaatatcatatcatacTCATCATTTTACAAGCTAAAGAACCATTAAAATTTCAATACTTAACTACACTATATTGGTAGGTAACAACACTTGTCATCCTAAAAATGAGAAGATAATAATTCCCCAATGttcaaattttcataatttatttgttcCATTGATTATCTTGGGATCTCCAATCAACAAAATTAGGTTTCCATTATGATAACTTTATTTTGTAGGTTTTAAACTCATTCCACTATATAAGTTGTACATTTGATCTCTATTCAATGTTTAAATTGTACATTTGATCTCTATTCAATGCTTTCGTAAGCGGATCCGCCAAATTATCCTTTAATTTGacataatcaatatatataACTCCATACAAAATTAACTGTTGCATTGTATTATGTCGAGACTTACCATTGTACATATTCTTTGGTGCCTTTGCAATTGCCTATTGACTATCACAATGTATCATTATTGCAAGCACTATAACTGTCCAACAAGGAATATTCTCTAGAAATTTGTGAAGTCATTCTACTTCTTTTGCAGCTTTATCTAATGCAATATATTCATATTTCATTGTGGATCTAGTAATCGGGTTTGTTTTCATGACCTCCAAGAGAACGCACCACCATCAATACTTAAAACATAGCTACAAGTTGATTTGGAGTCTTTGGTGTCAGAAATCCAAATGACAACACTATATATTTCTAGCATCGCGGAATAGTTTGTATCATACAAAACCATATTCCAAGATGTGTCTTAAATATCTAAGCACCATTGTCAACGCCTTCCAATGAACATCACTAGGATTGCTAGTGAAtcgaataattttatttatcgcACAAACGATGTCCGGTCGAGTAAAATTAGTAATATTCATAAGGCGCCCAATAATTTTGGAGTATTCTAGTTGGGACACTGGTTCTCCATGATTTTTACCCAAATAGACGCTCACGTCCATAGGCGTCTTTACTGAAGAGAAGTCATAAGCATTAAACTTCCTCAAGATAGTCTCAACACAGTGAGATTGAGATATGACAATTGCTTCTGAAATTCTATATATTGTAATCTCAATTATAATATCAGCAATAATCATATctttcttatcaaaaaatttttGTCGACATTTTCATTGTTGCCTTGATCATGTCTTGATTACTCCATATTATAGGCATGTCATCTATATATAAATACACTATTACACAAGATTATCGAGTGTCTTTGATGTAAACACATTTGTCACACTCATTGATCTTAACATCATTTGACAATatcaatttgtcaaatttctcGTGTCACTACTTGGCGCTTGTTTAAGTCTATACAAAGATTTAACGAGTCAGCAAACTTTTTTTCTTGACCCTGAACAATATAACATTCAGGGTTTTTCATAAATATCTCTTCTTCAAGTTCACTAtttaataattcattttttGACATCAAtttggtgtattttaaggttATGCAAAGCTGCAATTGCAATaagtacaaaaaaaaaatttattcttgaAACTGGCAAATATGTAACAAATAAATCAATGACTTCCTGTTGTATATAACTCTTATCCACTAATCCAGCCTTGTATTTTTCTACGTGTCATTAGTTTTAGACTTTCTTTTCAAGACCCATTTGCATCCCAATAGTTTGATACCTGGTGGAAGATTAACTGGTTTCCAAGTATAGTTTTGCATAAAACAATCCATTTTTGTATTGATGATTTTCTAGTATGGAGTTATAGGGCTAGAGGAAGCATTTTGTAAGTTTTTTTGGTTCATTTTCCAACATATAGGTGTGAAAATCTAGACCAAAGAGATTCAAGGTTCTAGCCATTTTATTTCGTCTAGGTTCTTCTTTTTTCGAAGAACCTTTGTTTGTTATAGTGATTTTTATATTGTGAAGGTTCATCATTACTTGTAGAGAACCTTCAATctcatttattatttttcttttgctAGAATTTTCTTCTTTATTCTCTTTTCAAAGAACACAACATTATTGACTCAATTGTCAGCCTTCACTCATTTCAGAATTTTCAGACTTGTGTACTATAAATTTATAGGCAGTACCGTTATTTGCATATCCGATGAATATGTAGTCGACCGTCTTCGGTCCAATTCTAACATGCTTTGGCTTTAGTATTTCAATATTGGTCAAGCACCCCTACACTTTCAAGTATTTATAGGAAAGTTTATGGCCTTCCAACAATTCATAAGACGACTTATCATTTTTCTTGTGGAGAATTT from the Primulina tabacum isolate GXHZ01 chromosome 16, ASM2559414v2, whole genome shotgun sequence genome contains:
- the LOC142529002 gene encoding translocase of chloroplast 90, chloroplastic-like isoform X1; this translates as MASIKDWVISQMISKSIASTRPLSASESYLDESLNEELGNQGLTHTNTNLITQPVSAETPCSSGDNQMAPHPTSLGMESSSASSLSSVEMDLDPLVMVEALQINFFRILQRLGLPRDNLLVVKVLYRIQLATFIRAGESDLKRANFKLDRARVTAAEQEAIDIPKLNFSLRILVLGRTGIGKSSTINSIFGEPKVITDAFQPATGQVQEIFGIVNGIRVSFIDTPGLLPPSTNSVRKNMKILHSVKRFVRKSPPDVVLYFERLDLIDMGYRDFSLVKLITDILGPAIWFNTNIVMTHASAALPEGPNGYPVSFDSYVSYCTNLVQHQIHQAMLDTKLENPVILVENHPYCMMDNSGRKILPNGQLWTSQFMLLCVCTKILGDVSNIFEFGDKIRLGRLSNVRHPSLPHLLSSFLKQSVHLSSGGAGSENDEFFFSDMEEEDEYELLPPIRILTRAQFQKLTSSEKKDYLDELDYRETLYLKKLLKLEYIRRKEKDNYGLGSDENTENQEGPPEAIMLPDMAVPPSFDSSSQVHRFRCLVTGDQLVARPVLDPHGWDHDVGFDGINLEITTEVTKNTIMRVAGQMSKDKQDFNIQSESTAAFLFPSGPAYSIGLDVQSAGKELICSIRGNTKLKNFKHNASECGVLVTYHGNRYIFGSKIEDSISFRRRLNLKMNAGHVTGAGQVAYGGSFEATLRGKDYPVRDEKVGVSMTIISLNNEPVLGGNLLSDFRLSPSTSMSVNASINSQKMGQLRLKINSSERMEIALVAVISIFSCLFRRKSKKDLSSRETLETG
- the LOC142529002 gene encoding translocase of chloroplast 90, chloroplastic-like isoform X2, with amino-acid sequence MASIKDWVISQMISKSIASTRPLSASESYLDESLNEELGNQVSAETPCSSGDNQMAPHPTSLGMESSSASSLSSVEMDLDPLVMVEALQINFFRILQRLGLPRDNLLVVKVLYRIQLATFIRAGESDLKRANFKLDRARVTAAEQEAIDIPKLNFSLRILVLGRTGIGKSSTINSIFGEPKVITDAFQPATGQVQEIFGIVNGIRVSFIDTPGLLPPSTNSVRKNMKILHSVKRFVRKSPPDVVLYFERLDLIDMGYRDFSLVKLITDILGPAIWFNTNIVMTHASAALPEGPNGYPVSFDSYVSYCTNLVQHQIHQAMLDTKLENPVILVENHPYCMMDNSGRKILPNGQLWTSQFMLLCVCTKILGDVSNIFEFGDKIRLGRLSNVRHPSLPHLLSSFLKQSVHLSSGGAGSENDEFFFSDMEEEDEYELLPPIRILTRAQFQKLTSSEKKDYLDELDYRETLYLKKLLKLEYIRRKEKDNYGLGSDENTENQEGPPEAIMLPDMAVPPSFDSSSQVHRFRCLVTGDQLVARPVLDPHGWDHDVGFDGINLEITTEVTKNTIMRVAGQMSKDKQDFNIQSESTAAFLFPSGPAYSIGLDVQSAGKELICSIRGNTKLKNFKHNASECGVLVTYHGNRYIFGSKIEDSISFRRRLNLKMNAGHVTGAGQVAYGGSFEATLRGKDYPVRDEKVGVSMTIISLNNEPVLGGNLLSDFRLSPSTSMSVNASINSQKMGQLRLKINSSERMEIALVAVISIFSCLFRRKSKKDLSSRETLETG